A portion of the Punica granatum isolate Tunisia-2019 chromosome 7, ASM765513v2, whole genome shotgun sequence genome contains these proteins:
- the LOC116212926 gene encoding receptor-like protein 7, producing the protein MEFMILYLAVLMHIVCLTSNFLVLTTSNAFPGSVAPLCHKDDMSALLQFKNSFTNAPSNPHAPSIPFPRPKVESWTDPNNQTSSNCCSWDGVACDDKAGHVIALDLSSSNLFGSINSSSSLFRLVHLQRLNLAFNHFNHSRIPSGFGLLSGLTHLNLSHSFFSGQVPPDIFTLTRMISLDLSGDLLELRSPGLATLAQNLTNLQFLNLDGVDILSPVPDTLASLSSLRSLSLSRCGVHGVFPESILQLPNLENLILNYNINLTVHFPDFNAISPLRMLGLLDTRLSGELPSSIGNLESLEGLELDPDNCNLTGALPYSVGNLRSLKYLIIRGCGFSGSIPSSLASLTQLTYLDLSSNAFSLQNLSSLSWLWKLTKLGALYLRGTSLQGEIPSSVGNLSRLGVLDLGDNRLSGLVPAELLNLRQMKRLLLDNNELSGYIPSWLSNMTQLTFINLQFNRLQGPVPLWITQLPNLTSLHLCFNQMNGIEDSDLSNHSLTGSSVTLPKLSSLGLASCNLREFPILLQNHPNLELLDLNSNNIRGQVPLWMENIGISSLHSLNLSHNFLTGFDPSLKILPWMNLQTFDITSNMFTGPPPTPPPSANLDTYLAKQNKLSGPFPRWICNLSSLVTLDLSFNNLRGTLPDCLGNVSTSLSVLNLQRNRFSGNIPQLYASGMQLKMIALGHNQLQGQLPRSLANCSMMEFIDMGNNQISDIFPSWLESLPHLKVLILSQNKFHGVIGTPGSLSGFQRLRIINLSYNLFTGMLPEGYFQTWTSMKAIDSLESQKLTYLEARCHFGFYQFYMIMINKGIHTYYPKVLETFTAIDLSENMFSGDIPNAIGDLRQLHLLNLSNNFLTGGIPSTIGHLSELESLDLSGNRLSGQIPEELAELNFLSSLNVSHNNLTGSIPRGPQFNTFTKSSFEGNPGLCGDTISKKCSSPDVEDSPAAVQDDSSWFWEFDWKVVLLGYGSGLAIGFVIENAFNSGKQPELAEAIRRRLQNRQRKSRRISRN; encoded by the coding sequence ATGGAGTTTATGATCTTGTATCTCGCAGTGCTGATGCATATAGTTTGCTTAACTTCAAACTTCCTCGTCCTCACGACCTCCAATGCCTTCCCTGGTTCCGTGGCACCTCTTTGTCACAAGGACGACATGTCCGCGCTTTTACAATTCAAGAACAGCTTCACCAATGCTCCTTCCAATCCTCACGCTCCCTCCATTCCCTTTCCTCGCCCCAAAGTCGAGTCATGGACTGATCCTAACAATCAGACATCCTCGAATTGCTGTTCATGGGATGGGGTAGCGTGTGATGACAAAGCCGGTCATGTCATAGCGCTTGACCTCAGTAGCAGCAATCTCTTCGGTTCCATCAACTCCAGCTCTAGCCTCTTCAGGTTGGTTCACCTTCAGAGGCTTAACCTAGCTTTTAATCACTTCAATCACTCCCGTATCCCATCCGGCTTTGGCCTCCTCTCGGGTTTGACCCATCTTAACCTCTCGCATTCATTTTTCTCTGGCCAAGTTCCGCCAGACATCTTCACGTTGACCAGGATGATCTCGCTTGACCTTAGTGGCGACCTCCTGGAACTAAGAAGTCCTGGCTTGGCAACTCTAGCCCAGAACTTGACCAATTTGCAGTTTCTTAACCTTGACGGAGTTGATATTCTATCCCCGGTGCCCGATACCTTAGCAAGCCTGTCTTCCCTTAGATCTTTGAGCTTGTCTCGTTGCGGAGTTCACGGCGTATTTCCGGAAAGTATCCTGCAGTTGCCAAACTTGGAGAACCTTATTCTCAACTACAACATCAACCTCACTGTTCACTTCCCGGACTTCAACGCCATTAGCCCTTTAAGGATGCTTGGCTTGCTGGATACGAGGCTTTCGGGTGAGCTACCCTCTTCTATCGGCAACCTCGAGTCACTGGAAGGTTTGGAATTAGACCCCGACAATTGCAATTTAACTGGAGCCTTACCATATTCAGTTGGAAACCTTCGTTCTTTGAAGTACCTTATTATCAGAGGCTGCGGATTCTCAGGATCCATTCCCTCTTCTTTGGCTTCTCTGACCCAGTTAACTTATCTTGATTTATCATCGAACGCATTCAGTCTCCAAAACCTTTCTTCTCTGTCCTGGTTGTGGAAGCTGACCAAACTTGGGGCTCTGTACCTCCGGGGGACGAGTCTACAGGGTGAAATACCTTCTTCAGTTGGGAATTTATCCCGACTTGGCGTCTTAGATCTCGGTGACAACCGCTTAAGCGGGTTGGTCCCTGCTGAGCTCCTGAACCTCAGACAAATGAAAAGATTGCTTTTAGACAACAATGAACTTTCTGGTTATATCCCTTCTTGGCTTTCGAACATGACACAGTTGACTTTCATCAACCTTCAGTTTAATAGACTACAAGGCCCAGTACCTCTTTGGATCACTCAGCTCCCAAATCTAACATCTCTTCACCTTTGTTTTAACCAAATGAACGGAATAGAGGATTCAGACTTGTCGAACCACTCTTTAACCGGGTCCAGCGTTACCTTGCCTAAGCTTTCTTCTCTAGGGCTTGCCTCGTGCAATTTGAGAGAGTTTCCTATTCTCCTGCAGAACCACCCGAATTTGGAGTTGTTGGACCTGAACAGCAACAACATTCGTGGGCAAGTACCATTGTGGATGGAAAACATCGGCATAAGCAGTCTGCACTCCCTGAACCTGTCACATAACTTCCTCACAGGATTCGACCCCTCTCTAAAGATTCTCCCATGGATGAACCTCCAAACTTTTGACATCACATCTAATATGTTCACTGGGCCTCCTCCAACACCCCCTCCCTCCGCAAACTTGGATACTTATCTAGCAAAGCAAAACAAACTGTCTGGGCCATTCCCACGATGGATCTGCAATTTAAGTTCTCTTGTCACACTCGACTTGTCTTTTAACAACTTGAGGGGCACTCTTCCCGACTGCTTGGGCAATGTCAGCACGTCTCTGTCAGTGCTGAACCTGCAGAGGAACAGATTCAGTGGAAACATTCCTCAACTGTATGCGAGCGGGATGCAACTGAAGATGATTGCTTTGGGTCATAATCAGCTGCAAGGGCAATTACCGAGGTCATTGGCCAATTGTTCGATGATGGAATTTATTGATATGGGGAACAATCAGATTAGTGATATTTTCCCATCTTGGTTAGAATCTCTTCCGCATTTGAAGGTTCTTATTTTGAGTCAAAACAAATTTCATGGCGTCATCGGTACACCAGGCTCTCTTTCCGGGTTCCAGAGGTTGCGGATCATCAACCTGTCCTACAACTTGTTCACCGGTATGCTACCTGAGGGATATTTCCAGACTTGGACATCCATGAAGGCCATTGATTCACTTGAGAGCCAAAAATTAACATATCTGGAAGCAAGGTGCCACTTTGGGTTCTACCAATTCTACATGATAATGATAAATAAAGGGATCCACACGTACTATCCAAAGGTATTGGAGACATTTACAGCCATCGATCTATCGGAAAACATGTTTTCTGGAGATATCCCAAATGCCATTGGAGACCTGCGGCAGCTCCATTTGTTGAATCTGTCTAACAACTTTCTCACTGGTGGGATCCCATCTACAATTGGTCACCTTAGTGAACTCGAATCGCTGGACCTTTCGGGCAACAGGCTTTCAGGACAGATTCCAGAAGAACTGGCAGAACTCAATTTCCTGTCTTCATTGAATGTGTCACACAACAACCTTACAGGTTCCATACCGAGGGGGCCACAGTTCAACACATTCACGAAGAGCTCATTTGAGGGAAACCCAGGACTGTGTGGAGACACCATATCGAAGAAATGTAGTAGTCCTGATGTGGAGGACTCGCCAGCAGCGGTGCAAGATGACTCATCTTGGTTCTGGGAGTTCGACTGGAAGGTTGTTCTGTTGGGGTATGGAAGTGGACTTGCAATCGGGTTTGTCATCGAAAATGCTTTTAACTCCGGAAAACAGCCAGAGTTAGCAGAAGCGATCCGAAGGCGGCTGCAAAACAGACAGAGGAAATCGAGGAGGATCAGCAGGAACTGA